A DNA window from Streptomyces sp. 71268 contains the following coding sequences:
- a CDS encoding NB-ARC domain-containing protein, with product MVGHIPEETTSFVGRKVELARLAAALGSERLVTLTGAGGVGKTRLALRAAAHAAPHYPDGVWWADLSPLDGDRLLLATVSDAVDLLDHTPGIPVEDLCEWLGDKRLLLVLDSCEHLVEPCRHLVGDLLMTAPGLTLLVTSRQPLELPRERVIAVPPLAPDGPDALALFTQRAKVAAPGCSFEAAEERAAARALCQRLEGIPLSLELAAAQVTRRSVADLHDRLVSRLDVLEHSERVWPQRHQTLRTAIGWSHGLCTPTERLLWARLSVFRDRFDAAWVHAVCSDGQLPADAVRGALGGLLVKSVLSRDGDGYRILDTLREYGAEWLRAAGEDTVLADRHAEHFLGLARQAEAGWLSIDQVSWYGRISHAHTELCAALDHLLVTRPIQALELAGLVGYFWSCCGRLRQARDYLERALALCQAPSQERTRGLWALGVTLTLQGEYTAAREISDRCAIAARDSRDDEARLAAAYLAGLSSLLRGEPLTARVLTGHALASIPGQPFDSASRLRCHLAHVFALTAVGRLPEARSEALRLRAGCAEIGEYWTRAYVEHQLALIALLSNQPREAAEHARAMLSGKEQMGDSFGIALGLDLLAAAIAAQGDGEQAALVYGVGQAYWRTVGDAEQGTLEVRAVREEFERAARAAAGDVAYEAAFERGASADTQAALALTLAPER from the coding sequence GTGGTGGGGCACATTCCCGAAGAGACGACCAGCTTCGTAGGACGCAAGGTCGAACTGGCCCGGCTGGCGGCGGCGCTCGGCAGCGAGCGGTTGGTGACGCTGACCGGCGCCGGCGGCGTGGGCAAGACGAGACTGGCGCTGCGCGCTGCCGCGCACGCGGCGCCGCACTACCCCGATGGGGTGTGGTGGGCCGACCTGTCGCCGCTGGACGGCGACAGGCTCCTGCTCGCCACGGTCTCCGACGCGGTGGACCTGTTGGACCACACGCCCGGCATACCGGTCGAGGATCTGTGCGAATGGCTGGGCGACAAGCGGCTCCTGCTGGTGCTCGACTCGTGTGAGCACCTGGTCGAGCCGTGCCGGCACCTGGTGGGCGACCTGTTGATGACCGCCCCCGGGCTGACCCTGCTCGTCACCAGCAGGCAGCCGCTGGAGCTGCCGCGCGAACGGGTCATCGCCGTCCCCCCGTTGGCTCCGGACGGCCCGGACGCGTTGGCGTTGTTCACGCAACGGGCCAAGGTCGCGGCGCCCGGGTGCTCCTTCGAGGCGGCCGAGGAGCGGGCGGCGGCCCGCGCCCTGTGCCAACGTCTGGAGGGCATCCCGCTGTCGCTGGAGCTGGCCGCCGCGCAGGTGACCCGGCGTTCGGTCGCCGACCTTCACGACCGGCTTGTCTCCCGGTTGGACGTGCTGGAACACAGCGAGCGCGTGTGGCCGCAGCGGCACCAGACGCTGCGGACCGCCATCGGCTGGAGCCACGGGCTCTGCACGCCGACGGAGCGGCTGCTGTGGGCGCGGCTCTCCGTCTTCCGTGACCGGTTCGACGCGGCGTGGGTGCACGCGGTGTGCTCGGACGGTCAACTGCCGGCCGACGCGGTGCGGGGCGCGCTCGGCGGGCTGCTCGTCAAGTCGGTGCTGAGCCGGGACGGTGACGGCTACCGGATACTGGACACGCTGCGCGAGTACGGCGCCGAGTGGCTGCGGGCGGCCGGCGAGGACACCGTGCTGGCCGACCGGCACGCCGAGCACTTCCTCGGGCTCGCGCGCCAGGCCGAGGCCGGGTGGCTGAGCATCGACCAGGTGAGCTGGTACGGCCGGATCTCGCACGCCCACACCGAGTTGTGCGCCGCCCTGGACCACCTGCTGGTCACCCGTCCGATCCAGGCGCTCGAACTGGCGGGCCTGGTGGGCTACTTCTGGAGCTGCTGCGGCCGTCTGCGTCAGGCGCGCGACTATCTGGAGCGCGCCCTGGCGCTGTGTCAGGCGCCGAGCCAGGAGCGCACCCGGGGGCTGTGGGCGCTGGGCGTGACGCTCACGCTCCAGGGCGAGTACACCGCAGCCCGCGAGATCAGCGACCGGTGCGCGATCGCCGCCCGGGACAGCCGCGACGACGAGGCGCGGCTGGCGGCCGCCTACCTCGCCGGGCTCAGCTCGCTGCTGCGCGGCGAACCGCTCACCGCGCGGGTACTGACCGGCCACGCGCTGGCCAGCATCCCGGGCCAACCCTTCGACTCGGCCTCCCGGCTGCGCTGTCACCTGGCGCACGTCTTCGCGCTCACCGCGGTCGGCAGGTTGCCCGAGGCCAGGTCGGAGGCGCTGCGGTTGCGCGCGGGCTGTGCGGAGATCGGCGAGTACTGGACGCGGGCGTACGTGGAACACCAGCTCGCCCTGATAGCCCTGTTGTCCAACCAGCCCCGGGAGGCGGCGGAGCACGCGCGGGCGATGCTGTCGGGCAAGGAGCAGATGGGCGACAGCTTCGGCATCGCGCTGGGGCTCGACCTGCTGGCGGCCGCGATCGCGGCGCAGGGCGACGGTGAGCAGGCCGCGTTGGTGTACGGGGTGGGCCAGGCGTACTGGCGCACGGTGGGCGATGCCGAGCAGGGAACCCTGGAGGTGCGGGCGGTACGCGAGGAGTTCGAGCGCGCGGCGCGGGCCGCCGCCGGGGACGTGGCGTACGAGGCCGCCTTCGAGCGGGGTGCCAGCGCGGACACGCAGGCCGCATTGGCCCTCACGCTCGCGCCGGAGCGCTGA